The sequence tttctattgcaGCAACAGAGAAATTACTTTTGCTGCAAGATTGTTCTATGTTGAGTCCTAATGTGATCACTTGTGCCTTTAGCTAAATAATACTGTGAAATATAAGAAAAGTCAGAGGAACAACGTGATAGAGATGAAAGCCCATTGTTCCCCTATGGTTGGTgcagggcagagagagtaagAATACAGATCATGGTTCAAATGCCATTTTACAGGATAGGAGCCCTTGCTTGTCAAGTCATTAGCTTTTTGGCACACTCAGGACAATACACCTGCTGCTCATGAAATACAAAACGCTTGTTGGCCAGATTTGCAGAGCAGCTTTTACAGTTGAAGCAGAAGTCGTGCCAGGAATGTTCTTCATGGGTTACCACATTGGAGCCTTTACCAAACCCAGTGATGGGGTTCTTGCATCCAGCACACTTCTTGGCCACAAAGTTCTTGTAGCAATCCACGCAATAATACTGGTTATCCACAGCAGTGAAACGCTGCCCACTCAGCTCCTTAGAGCAGGAAACACATATAAAGCACGCAGCATGCCAGGGCTGATCCTGGTAACTGATTCCTCCAGATGTGATAGGCTTGTTGCATTTCACACAACGCTTGGCAAACTTAGCTTCATGGCAAGCCACACAGTAGAACTCCTGCTCTACAGGGAAGAAACTTTGGGTTCCAATGATTTGCTTGCAGTTGTTGCAGATGAAGCAGTTTTTATGCCAGATGGTACCCTTGTACTCCACATTCTCATCTCCTGCCACAATATCCTTTTGGCACCCATTGCATTTAGGTATGGCCACATGAGTGGCACAATTGTTGCACAGGATCTTGTCATTCCAGGTTACAAAGGTCTCACTGGCCAAGGGCTGGTGGCACTTGCTGCAATTGAAGCAGGTGTTGTGCCAGTAGCGGTTCTTATAATGCACTTCTTTGGAATCTGCACTTATGGGCTTGCGGCACTGCTCACAAGTATTAGCACAGTGCTTGTCAAAGCACTCCAGGCAGCAGTTTTTATTATCCTTCTGCACATACTTCTTCCCCTGCAAGGAATCCTGGCAGTAGTGGCAATTGATCCTCTCAGACATGGTGCCTTATAGCTGGGGGGACCTCACACTGGATGTGCAAAGAACAGGATGTGTTTGGGATGGGCCGCTGCCTGGAGATGCTTGCCCATACAGCTGTATAGGCTGTCCACTGGGTGGTGGATATGAAGCTAGGATTTGCAATAGCTGTACAAATAGGCTATACAAAAGGAAGAGGGCTTGGGCTGTCTTCTAGGACCACTCTTCCCAGCTCCACTATTCATGTCTATCTTCTACCTCACAGCATGTTTTCCACTCCATAGAAATAGTTGGTACAGATAACACAAAGAATTGCCAGTGTACTTTAGCCAAAGACTACCAAGAATTCCTGCAAGCTGGACTCATCAGAGAAATGGAGAACACATATCACAGTGAGTCAGATGGCATCTCAGTCATAGGCTGTAAAGCAGGGCTATTTAGATTTAGGATTGAGTTAGATGTTCTGAAGGAGGGTTTAAGGAAGTAGAACCTTCTTGCCTTACTTTTGTGACGAAGCAGGAATGATTGTATGATTCGTTATCTTCATAAATGTTACCTATAAAGAGGAAAGGCTAGAGTGAGTAACACTGTAAGCAGTGAAGAAGCAACAGCCACTTACTAGTTGGTCATCCTCACTTTGTGTATTCTGTTTGGTGACCTGGACAGTCTTCATTATTTTGTTCAAGTATTTGAAAGTGGTCTTATTTCTGTTTTGAACATTACTGACTGAAGTTTTTAAACTAGAAAATGCCAAGGTCTAGTTATGTCAGGCCAGCTCCTACCAACATTACAGCCTTCTTGATAGCACTGGGACATTTGCTAGATTTCAGGGACTGCTTTCCTCTCAGAATATACTGGTTAAATTTGAATGTAGTGGCTTATAACTTAAGCCCAGCACTTCAAAAGATCaaaagcttgaggccagcctggcttatatAGAGATCTCATCTTAAATAAGAATATGATGGTAAGAACTTGGGTTGAGGTCACAAAAT comes from Onychomys torridus chromosome 20, mOncTor1.1, whole genome shotgun sequence and encodes:
- the LOC118571058 gene encoding four and a half LIM domains protein 1-like; its protein translation is MSERINCHYCQDSLQGKKYVQKDNKNCCLECFDKHCANTCEQCRKPISADSKEVHYKNRYWHNTCFNCSKCHQPLASETFVTWNDKILCNNCATHVAIPKCNGCQKDIVAGDENVEYKGTIWHKNCFICNNCKQIIGTQSFFPVEQEFYCVACHEAKFAKRCVKCNKPITSGGISYQDQPWHAACFICVSCSKELSGQRFTAVDNQYYCVDCYKNFVAKKCAGCKNPITGFGKGSNVVTHEEHSWHDFCFNCKSCSANLANKRFVFHEQQVYCPECAKKLMT